One window from the genome of Choloepus didactylus isolate mChoDid1 chromosome 2, mChoDid1.pri, whole genome shotgun sequence encodes:
- the LOC119527571 gene encoding protein argonaute-1 isoform X5 — translation MVQHFKPQIFGDRKPVYDGKKNIYTVTALPIGNERVDFEVTIPGEGKDRIFKVSIKWLAIVSWRMLHEALVSGQIPVPLESVQALDVAMRHLASMRYTPVGRSFFSPPEGYYHPLGGGREVWFGFHQSVRPAMWKMMLNIDVSATAFYKAQPVIEFMCEVLDIRNIDEQPKPLTDSQRVRFTKEIKGLKVEVTHCGQMKRKYRVCNVTRRPASHQTFPLQLESGQTVECTVAQYFKQKYNLQLKYPHLPCLQVGQEQKHTYLPLEVCNIVAGQRCIKKLTDNQTSTMIKATARSAPDRQEEISRLMKNASYNLDPYIQEFGIKVKDDMTEVTGRVLPAPILQYGGRVSRNRAIATPNQGVWDMRGKQFYNGIEIKVWAIACFAPQKQCREEVLKNFTDQLRKISKDAGMPIQGQPCFCKYAQGADSVEPMFRHLKNTYSGLQLIIVILPGKTPVYAEVKRVGDTLLGMATQCVQVKNVVKTSPQTLSNLCLKINVKLGGINNILVPHQRSAVFQQPVIFLGADVTHPPAGDGKKPSITAVVGSMDAHPSRYCATVRVQRPRQEIIEDLSYMVRELLIQFYKSTRFKPTRIIFYRDGVPEGQLPQILHYELLAIRDACIKLEKDYQPGITYIVVQKRHHTRLFCADKNERIGKSGNIPAGTTVDTNITHPFEFDFYLCSHAGIQGTSRPSHYYVLWDDNRFTADELQILTYQLCHTYVRCTRSVSIPAPAYYARLVAFRARYHLVDKEHDSGEGSHISGQSNGRDPQALAKAVQVHQDTLRTMYFA, via the exons ATGGTCCAGCATTTCAAGCCTCAGATCTTTGGTGATCGCAAGCCTGTATATGATGGAAAGAAGAACATTTACACTGTCACAGCACTGCCCATTGGCAACGAACGG GTGGACTTTGAGGTGACAATCCCTGGGGAAGGGAAGGATCGAATCTTTAAGGTCTCTATCAAGTGGTTAGCCATTGTGAGCTGGCGCATGCTGCATGAGGCCCTGGTCAGTGGCCAGATTCCTGTTCCCTTGGAGTCCGTGCAAGCCTTGGATGTGGCCATGAGGCACCTGGCATCCATGAG GTACACCCCCGTGGGCCGCTCCTTCTTCTCACCGCCTGAGGGCTACTACCACCCGCTGGGGGGTGGGCGCGAGGTCTGGTTCGGCTTTCACCAGTCTGTGCGCCCTGCCATGTGGAAGATGATGCTCAACATTGATG TCTCAGCCACTGCCTTCTACAAGGCACAGCCGGTGATTGAATTCATGTGTGAGGTGCTGGACATCAGGAACATAGATGAGCAGCCCAAGCCCCTCACAGACTCTCAGCGTGTTCGCTTCACCAAGGAGATCAAGG GCCTGAAGGTAGAGGTGACCCACTGTGGACAGATGAAGAGGAAATACCGTGTGTGTAATGTTACCCGTCGCCCTGCTAGCCATCAGAC GTTTCCCTTACAGCTGGAGAGTGGACAGACTGTGGAGTGCACAGTGGCACAGTATTTCAAGCAGAAATATAACCTTCAGCTCAAGTATCCCCACCTGCCCTGCCTGCAAGTTGGCCAGGAACAAAAACATACCTACCTGCCCCTAGAG GTCTGTAACATTGTGGCTGGGCAGCGCTGCATCAAGAAGCTGACTGACAACCAGACGTCGACTATGATAAAGGCTACAGCTAGGTCGGCTCCAGACAGACAGGAGGAGATCAGCCGCCTG ATGAAGAATGCCAGCTACAACCTAGATCCCTACATCCAGGAATTTGGGATCAAAGTGAAGGATGACATGACGGAGGTGACAGGGAGAGTGCTGCCGGCGCCCATCTTGCAGTACGGCGGCCGGGTGAGCAGG AACCGGGCCATTGCGACACCCAATCAGGGTGTCTGGGACATGCGGGGAAAACAGTTCTACAACGGGATTGAGATCAAAGTCTGGGCCATCGCCTGCTTCGCACCTCAAAAACAGTGTCGAGAAGAGGTGCTCAA GAACTTCACAGACCAGCTGCGGAAGATTTCCAAAGATGCAGGGATGCCCATCCAGGGCCAGCCTTGCTTCTGCAAATATGCGCAGGGGGCAGACAGCGTGGAGCCCATGTTCCGGCATCTCAAGAACACCTACTCTGGGCTACAGCTCATTATCGTCATCCTGCCAGGGAAGACGCCAGTGTATG CTGAGGTGAAACGTGTTGGAGATACACTCTTGGGAATGGCTACGCAGTGTGTGCAGGTGAAGAATGTGGTCAAGACCTCGCCTCAGACTCTGTCTAACCTCTGCCTCAAGATCAACGTCAAACTTGGTGGCATTAACAACATCCTAGTCCCACACCAGCG CTCTGCCGTCTTTCAACAGCCAGTGATATTCCTGGGAGCAGATGTTACACACCCCCCAGCAGGGGATGGGAAAAAACCCTCTATCACAGCA GTGGTAGGCAGCATGGATGCCCATCCCAGCCGTTACTGTGCTACTGTACGGGTGCAGCGACCACGGCAGGAGATCATTGAAGACTTGTCTTACATGGTGCGTGAGTTGCTAATCCAGTTCTACAAGTCTACCCGCTTCAAGCCTACCCGCATCATCTTCTACCGAGATGGGGTTCCTGAAGGCCAGCTCCCCCAG ATCCTCCACTATGAGCTGCTGGCCATTCGTGATGCCTGTATCAAACTGGAAAAGGATTACCAGCCTGGCATCACTTATATTGTGGTCCAGAAACGCCATCACACCCGCCTTTTTTGTGCTGACAAGAATGAGCGA ATTGGGAAGAGTGGTAACATCCCAGCTGGGACTACTGTGGACACCAACATCACCCACCCATTTGAGTTTGACTTCTACCTGTGCAGCCATGCAGGCATCCAG GGTACCAGCCGACCATCCCATTACTATGTCCTTTGGGATGACAACCGTTTCACAGCGGATGAGCTCCAGATCTTGACATATCAGCTGTGCCACACTTATGTACGATGTACACGCTCCGTCTCTATCCCAGCACCTGCCTACTATGCCCGCCTGGTGGCTTTCCGGGCACGGTACCACCTGGTGGACAAGGAGCATGACAG cGGAGAGGGGAGCCACATATCTGGGCAGAGCAATGGGCGGGACCCTCAGGCCCTGGCCAAAGCCGTGCAGGTTCACCAGGATACTCTGCGCACCATGTACTTTGCTTGA